A window of the Zeugodacus cucurbitae isolate PBARC_wt_2022May chromosome 4, idZeuCucr1.2, whole genome shotgun sequence genome harbors these coding sequences:
- the LOC105214407 gene encoding chitooligosaccharidolytic beta-N-acetylglucosaminidase produces the protein MKQNFIIIKVCLLASIYLNFGSFVGGEDHNAVYGYECQESRCARVELTESNIKNAISLSVCRLLCGDEKVATVWPKPTGVVRTGNFIQHIDVNTITFEFPKLTKQQPLWEASKDRFVQQLKAQEIGVVKAGGSQLTLIVELSTDIDELPRLTLDTDESYKLSISLAKDNASIAKIHSNTYFGARHGLETLSQLIVYDDIRHEHQLLTEVEIVDAPVYKWRGILLDTSRHFYSVDSLKRTLDALAMVKLNTFHWHITDSQSFPLEIKSHPELHKLGAYSPNKVYTHDQISEIVQYGLVRGIRVMPEFDAPAHVSEGWQHKGVIACANFQPWRSYCGEPPCGQFDPTAEQLYPILEDIYREIFQLFSPDVFHMGGDEVLSKCWNSSEAIRNWMLLKGWNLEEDDFHRLWGYFQEKALERVDSVSNATKPLIVLWTSSLTKEPYIDEYLDKYRYIIQIWTRGSSTDILPILKRGYRVIISNNDALYFDCGGPSWVGSGNNWCSPYIGWQKVYDNNLDEIAGDYKSQVLGAEAAIWSEQIDEFTLDYRLWPRSSALAERLWSNPGAGWRNAESRILLQRERLVANGVHAEALQPEWCLQNENECPVNKS, from the exons atgaaacaaaattttattataataaaagtgTGTTTATTAGCGAGCATTTATCTGAATTTCGGTTCGTTCGTTGGAGGCGAAGACCACAA TGCTGTGTACGGTTACGAATGTCAGGAGAGCAGATGTGCAAGAGTCGAACTTACGGAGAGCAATATAAAGAACGCTATCAGTTTATCGGTGTGTCGTTTGCTCTGCGGAGACGAAAAGGTGGCCACGGTTTGGCCAAAACCAACCGGAGTTGTACGCACTGGAAATTTCATTCAACACATAGATGTCAACACCATCACGTTTGAATTTCCCAAACTCACCAAACAACAACCGCTATGGGAAGCGAGTAAAGATAGATTTGTGCAGCAATTGAAGGCACAAGAGATCGGCGTTGTGAAGGCCGGTGGCTCCCAGTTGACGCTGATTGTTGAGCTGTCTACGGATATCGATGAGCTACCCCGCTTAACGCTGGACACTGATGAAAGCTACAAACTGTCGATCTCTTTAGCAAAAGATAAtgccagcattgcaaaaatcCATAGTAATACCTATTTTGGGGCACGCCATGGTTTGGAAACACTTTCACAGCTAATTGTGTATGATGATATCCGACATGAACATCAATTGTTGACCGAGGTAGAAATTGTGGATGCACCAGTCTATAAATGGCGAGGCATATTATTGGATACATCGAGACATTTCTATTCTGTGGATTCCCTAAAACGTACTCTAG ATGCATTGGCGATGgttaaactaaacacttttcattGGCACATCACAGATTCTCAAAGTTTTCCACTGGAAATCAAATCCCATCCGGAACTTCATAAACTCGGTGCTTATTCACCGAATAAGGTTTATACACATGATCAAATATCTGAAATTGTACAGTACGGACTGGTTCGAGGCATCCGCGTAATGCCGGAGTTTGATGCTCCTGCCCACGTTAGTGAAGGTTGGCAACATAAAGGTGTGATTGCGTGTGCAAATTTTCAACCTTGGAGAAGTTATTGTGGAGAGCCACCTTGTGGACAATTCGACCCCACTGCAGAACAGTTATATCCCATACTAGAAGACATCTATcgtgaaatatttcaattattttctccAGATGTTTTCCATATGGGCGGTGATGAAGTACTGTCCAAATGTTGGAATTCGAGTGAAGCTATCCGTAATTGGATGTTGTTAAAAGGTTGGAATTTGGAAGAGGACGATTTCCATCGTCTTTGGGGTTATTTCCAAGAAAAAGCACTGGAAAGAGTTGATAGTGTTTCTAACGCTACTAAACCTTTGATTGTACTATGGACCAGTAGTCTGACGAAAGAGCCTTATATTGATGAATACTTGGACAAATATAGATACATTATACAAATCTGGACACGCGGCAGTAGTACCGACATTTTACCTATCTTAAAGCGTGGTTACCGTGTTATTATTTCCAACAATGATGCTCTATATTTCGACTGTGGCGGCCCTAGTTGGGTTGGTAGCGGAAACAATTGGTGTTCACCGTACATTGGTTGGCAGAAAGTTTACGACAATAATTTGGACGAAATTGCCGGGGATTACAAAAGTCAGGTTTTGGGAGCAGAAGCAGCAATTTGGTCGGAGCAAATCGATGAATTCACGCTAGACTATCGGTTATGGCCACGCTCAAGTGCTTTAGCAGAGCGGTTGTGGTCGAACCCTGGTGCAGGTTGGCGCAATGCCGAATCCCGTATATTACTACAGCGCGAACGGTTAGTTGCGAATGGAGTCCATGCAGAGGCGCTGCAACCAGAGTGGTGTTTACAGAATGAAAATGAATGCCCCGTAAATAAGAGTTGa